From the Candidatus Melainabacteria bacterium genome, one window contains:
- a CDS encoding S41 family peptidase translates to MKRLKRIGSLALAFLVCSSMMYQPAQGHRSQPQEVYHRAWQLVRDNYYESSFHNQNWNDLEHKYDSQIKTTADAHRYIKAMLETLNDPYTRFLDPRAFQDENDAIDARIVGIGINLQQSKDQKKLIVTRTIEEGPAETAGVRSGDEIIAIDNISAVGMTPEQAAEHIRGKAGTVVNIGVRHGDATKTVNITRQEIAIHAVTSKVLDNGIGYIALSTFISNDASREFRTALQKLQNADGLILDLRDNPGGLLSNALEIADMLLESGAIVSTISRHGRHTDLASGDPVTHQPIVVLVDDESASASEILAAALQDNGRGTLIGTHTYGKGLVQEINRLPGGAAVHITVSRYLTPGGSDINKVGVIPDINVPNKEEQIKTAMSFLKEKIASLKPNRMSQKQVRTSSVAQGAAIAGK, encoded by the coding sequence ATGAAACGTCTCAAGCGCATCGGCTCTTTGGCCTTGGCTTTTTTAGTTTGCTCATCAATGATGTACCAGCCTGCGCAGGGTCACCGCTCGCAGCCGCAAGAGGTCTATCACAGAGCATGGCAGCTTGTTCGCGACAACTATTACGAATCGAGCTTTCACAACCAGAACTGGAATGACCTCGAGCACAAGTACGACAGTCAAATCAAAACGACTGCTGATGCTCATAGGTACATCAAAGCAATGCTCGAGACTCTCAACGATCCCTACACACGTTTCCTCGATCCTCGTGCATTCCAGGATGAGAACGACGCTATCGACGCCCGCATCGTCGGCATCGGCATAAATCTCCAACAGTCGAAAGACCAGAAAAAACTTATCGTCACCAGAACCATCGAAGAAGGACCGGCAGAAACAGCGGGTGTTCGCTCGGGCGACGAAATCATCGCTATCGATAACATCTCAGCAGTCGGCATGACACCTGAACAAGCCGCCGAACACATTCGCGGCAAAGCCGGCACCGTGGTCAACATCGGTGTTCGTCACGGTGATGCAACGAAGACTGTCAACATTACAAGACAGGAAATCGCTATTCATGCGGTGACATCCAAAGTTCTGGACAACGGCATCGGCTACATAGCCCTTTCAACCTTCATTTCGAATGACGCTTCCAGAGAATTCAGAACAGCTCTGCAAAAGCTGCAGAACGCTGATGGTCTCATTCTCGACCTGCGCGACAACCCAGGCGGATTGCTTTCGAATGCCCTCGAAATCGCGGACATGCTGCTCGAAAGCGGAGCAATCGTAAGCACCATAAGCAGACATGGACGTCACACCGACCTGGCTTCAGGTGACCCCGTTACTCATCAGCCAATCGTAGTCCTTGTCGATGACGAAAGCGCTTCTGCCAGCGAAATTCTCGCGGCTGCTCTGCAAGACAACGGACGCGGAACATTGATCGGCACACACACTTACGGCAAAGGTCTGGTGCAGGAAATCAACCGCTTGCCCGGTGGAGCTGCTGTACACATCACCGTTTCAAGATACCTCACTCCCGGTGGTTCAGACATCAATAAAGTCGGCGTCATTCCAGACATCAATGTCCCCAACAAAGAAGAACAGATCAAAACTGCAATGAGCTTCTTGAAAGAAAAGATCGCCAGCCTGAAGCCAAACCGCATGTCTCAGAAACAAGTGCGCACAAGCAGCGTGGCTCAGGGTGCGGCTATCGCAGGCAAATAA
- a CDS encoding UbiD family decarboxylase → MSFTDLRAFIAALEQAGELLRIDVPVSTELEIAEITDRACKSRDGANKALLFTNVQGYSMPVLINAFGSLKRTCMALEVNNLDEIAARIRHLIKPKVPESFMDKLALLPTLIEVGKFPPKLSNQPAPCQEVVITDPTQPMLDKLPIIKCWPEDAAPFITMGVVITRDPKTGIRNLGMYRLQRYDNSSTGMHWHKHHGGAQHFEDHRRTKHKFDNTSQTDVEPPNYGTVFSPSEAKPDDKRVQVAIALGCDPAITYAATAPLPPDIDELLFAGFLKQSPVKLVKCKTVDLEVPATAEIVIEGYVNQSELKEEGPFGDHTGFYSLAGMFPVLHVTAVTHRRDPIYQTIIVGKPPQEDCYLGKATERIFLPMVQMLVPEIVDMNLPWEGVFHNCAIISIDKRYPGHARKVMSAVWGLGQLMFTKFVIVVDRDIDVQNLSEVALHVFGNTDPKRDMMFAEGPLDILDHSSPMLGYGSKVGIDATRKWRSEGFTRDWPQPLTMTSEIRDLVSSKWTSYGFKSSS, encoded by the coding sequence ATGTCATTCACAGATTTGCGGGCATTCATTGCAGCGCTTGAACAAGCCGGTGAACTTCTGCGCATCGATGTTCCGGTATCGACTGAACTGGAAATCGCGGAGATCACAGATCGCGCTTGCAAGAGCCGTGATGGTGCAAACAAAGCTCTCTTGTTTACCAATGTGCAAGGCTACAGCATGCCTGTCTTAATCAATGCTTTCGGCAGTTTGAAAAGAACATGCATGGCGTTGGAGGTAAACAATCTCGACGAGATAGCGGCGCGAATCAGACATTTGATCAAACCCAAAGTTCCTGAAAGTTTTATGGATAAACTGGCTTTGCTGCCCACTTTGATTGAGGTGGGTAAATTTCCGCCAAAGTTATCAAACCAACCTGCTCCGTGTCAGGAAGTCGTAATCACAGATCCGACGCAGCCCATGCTGGACAAACTGCCGATTATCAAATGCTGGCCGGAAGATGCTGCACCATTCATCACGATGGGAGTTGTGATCACTCGCGATCCCAAAACCGGCATTCGAAACCTCGGCATGTACAGATTGCAGCGCTACGACAATTCTTCAACCGGAATGCACTGGCATAAACATCATGGTGGTGCTCAGCACTTCGAAGATCACCGAAGAACTAAGCACAAGTTCGACAACACATCGCAAACCGATGTTGAACCACCAAACTATGGCACCGTTTTTTCGCCGTCAGAAGCGAAACCTGATGATAAGCGAGTGCAGGTGGCTATCGCGCTTGGCTGCGATCCTGCCATCACTTACGCTGCGACAGCACCGCTGCCGCCAGATATAGACGAGCTGCTCTTCGCTGGTTTTCTCAAGCAGAGCCCCGTAAAACTGGTGAAGTGCAAAACAGTCGACCTTGAGGTGCCGGCAACAGCTGAGATCGTCATCGAAGGCTATGTGAACCAGTCTGAGCTGAAGGAAGAAGGTCCGTTCGGCGACCACACAGGCTTCTACAGTCTGGCCGGCATGTTCCCAGTGCTGCACGTCACTGCCGTGACCCACAGGCGTGACCCAATCTATCAGACCATCATCGTCGGCAAGCCGCCGCAGGAAGACTGCTACCTCGGCAAAGCGACAGAACGTATCTTCCTGCCCATGGTGCAGATGCTGGTCCCTGAGATCGTGGATATGAACCTGCCGTGGGAGGGAGTGTTCCACAACTGTGCCATCATCAGCATAGACAAACGTTACCCGGGCCATGCTCGCAAGGTGATGAGTGCCGTATGGGGGCTGGGGCAACTGATGTTCACCAAGTTCGTCATCGTTGTAGACAGAGACATCGACGTACAGAACCTGTCAGAGGTAGCACTGCATGTCTTCGGCAACACAGACCCCAAACGCGACATGATGTTCGCCGAAGGACCGCTGGACATTCTCGACCACAGCAGCCCGATGCTGGGCTACGGCTCAAAAGTGGGTATCGATGCCACCCGCAAGTGGCGGTCCGAGGGCTTCACACGCGATTGGCCCCAGCCTCTGACAATGACTTCAGAGATAAGAGATCTGGTTAGCTCTAAATGGACTTCCTACGGCTTTAAATCAAGCTCTTAG
- a CDS encoding endonuclease/exonuclease/phosphatase family protein: MIRQFNFALVIALMVAIACISLLGYAGEYLDVAELVSHFRFLYFLATLLLVVPVAFLRKRNIIVAWILLLVLTILPMMPLMIQVDHSFTAPNTPHIKILQMNLWGGRNTNTDAVLENVRKFDPDILVFSEITGKWEKIFDTALSDYSFRVVETKFGGIAVYSKHPLLAAKVFYYGQVKRPRIETVVHLKSNELFLIAAHPVIPKYMSVRNGEMDEIAKVAAKSSRPVVLAGDLNCSPWSYYFARLQRDSNLVDTEPGFGLQCSWPTAILEKRLQTPTFIPIDHFLVSDSFNVINRALGTKDGSDHLPVFIDLTLREDALKE; this comes from the coding sequence ATGATCAGGCAGTTTAACTTCGCACTAGTTATCGCGCTTATGGTTGCGATAGCGTGCATTTCCTTACTTGGTTATGCTGGTGAATATCTTGACGTGGCAGAGCTTGTCAGTCATTTCAGATTTCTCTACTTTTTAGCAACATTGCTGCTCGTGGTTCCTGTGGCATTTTTGCGCAAGCGCAATATCATCGTGGCGTGGATCCTCTTGCTTGTTCTTACGATACTGCCCATGATGCCGCTGATGATTCAAGTGGACCATAGTTTTACTGCGCCGAACACGCCGCACATCAAAATTCTTCAGATGAATTTATGGGGAGGACGCAACACTAATACCGATGCCGTCCTGGAAAACGTGCGGAAATTCGACCCTGACATTCTCGTCTTTTCAGAAATAACAGGAAAGTGGGAGAAGATATTTGATACCGCATTGAGTGATTATTCATTTCGTGTAGTGGAAACAAAGTTTGGTGGCATTGCTGTTTATAGTAAACATCCGCTTCTTGCTGCAAAGGTGTTTTACTATGGTCAGGTGAAGAGACCACGCATTGAGACTGTGGTTCACCTGAAGAGTAATGAGTTGTTTCTGATTGCCGCTCATCCCGTCATTCCAAAGTATATGTCGGTTAGAAATGGCGAGATGGATGAGATTGCTAAGGTTGCAGCTAAATCGAGTCGGCCGGTGGTGCTAGCCGGTGACTTGAATTGCTCTCCCTGGTCGTACTATTTTGCTCGGCTGCAACGTGATAGTAATCTCGTAGATACTGAACCAGGCTTCGGATTGCAGTGCAGTTGGCCTACCGCCATTCTTGAAAAACGCTTACAGACTCCAACGTTTATACCGATCGATCACTTTTTGGTCAGCGATAGTTTTAACGTAATCAATCGTGCGCTTGGTACTAAGGATGGTTCCGACCATCTGCCTGTATTTATTGATCTCACTTTGAGAGAGGATGCCCTCAAAGAGTAA
- a CDS encoding cytidine deaminase has product MVRTQTALITEKEKTDLLQAASDASTRAYAPYSKLNRGAAVLTESGEIFRGCNVEIASFGGSLCAEMSAVSAAVAANQRRIKAIALNPPAYPCGICRQMLVEFGIDVEVVIEENGSAKVIALQDLLPFNFGPQNLTST; this is encoded by the coding sequence CTGGTTCGGACGCAAACTGCTTTGATTACAGAGAAAGAAAAAACAGATTTACTGCAAGCGGCATCAGACGCTTCTACTCGTGCCTATGCCCCGTACTCGAAGTTGAATCGAGGCGCTGCCGTTTTGACGGAGTCAGGCGAAATTTTTCGGGGCTGCAACGTTGAAATCGCCAGCTTCGGAGGATCGCTTTGCGCCGAGATGTCTGCAGTATCAGCAGCGGTGGCGGCAAATCAACGTCGTATCAAAGCGATTGCTTTGAACCCACCGGCATATCCGTGTGGCATTTGCAGACAAATGCTTGTGGAATTCGGGATCGATGTCGAAGTAGTGATTGAGGAAAACGGCTCCGCAAAAGTGATTGCCTTGCAGGACTTGCTGCCGTTCAATTTTGGACCTCAAAATCTGACTTCAACTTGA
- the rdgB gene encoding RdgB/HAM1 family non-canonical purine NTP pyrophosphatase, with translation MNLVLATKNPGKLRELKELAQGFDWLELELAPDQFDPEETGNTFIENAIIKAKAAAEMTGKLSIADDSGIAVDALNGAPGIRSARYCPGSDTDRRRKLLDDLHSIPDDQRGGAFVCAMALCDDTGNVLHTTLREWRGVIARDERGENGFGYDPIFYLPDLNQTSAQISPAEKNARSHRGQAWRAMLEFLDSLHQKVSK, from the coding sequence ATGAATCTCGTCCTGGCGACAAAAAATCCCGGCAAGCTAAGAGAGCTGAAGGAACTGGCGCAAGGTTTCGACTGGCTGGAGCTGGAACTGGCGCCGGACCAATTTGACCCGGAAGAAACCGGTAATACCTTTATAGAGAATGCAATTATCAAAGCGAAAGCTGCCGCGGAAATGACCGGCAAACTTTCCATAGCAGATGATTCCGGCATCGCTGTAGATGCTCTCAATGGCGCGCCAGGCATTCGCTCAGCCCGTTATTGCCCCGGCAGTGACACCGACCGCCGCCGCAAACTGCTGGATGATCTGCATTCAATTCCAGACGATCAAAGAGGCGGTGCATTCGTTTGCGCAATGGCGCTTTGCGATGACACCGGCAACGTTCTGCATACAACTTTACGAGAATGGAGAGGAGTTATCGCCCGAGACGAACGAGGCGAAAACGGTTTCGGATACGACCCGATCTTCTATCTTCCAGATCTCAATCAAACTTCCGCCCAAATAAGCCCCGCAGAAAAAAACGCGAGATCCCACCGTGGGCAGGCTTGGCGGGCGATGCTGGAATTTCTCGATTCCCTACACCAAAAAGTGTCGAAATGA
- a CDS encoding bifunctional (p)ppGpp synthetase/guanosine-3',5'-bis(diphosphate) 3'-pyrophosphohydrolase, producing the protein MSQPIEQGLFEILTRQQRRAEDIAFIRRAYEFAYKAHDGQYRKSEEPYIIHPVEVACILAELNSDAQTISAGLLHDVLEDCDVKPKEMEEAFGKDVRQIVEGVTKLGKFSFSSKEERQAENFRKLIVAIAEDVRVVLVKLADRLHNMRTLDHMVARKQADIAKETLEIYAPLANRFGLGQMKWELEDLGLKYLHPEEYAEILQLVADSRSEREYLITQVVEKLRGELVARKIEAEIVGRPKHLFGIWKKMKRQEKTFEELYDVLAIRIIIESNGDKNFCELNADPDTQKCYEVMGLVHALFRPIPGRFKDYIAMPKFNSYQSLHTAIVGPKGRPVEMQIRTRKMHHIAEYGIAAHWKYKEAGDAAQADTDVDRKLSWLRQLVDWQQDLVDAQEYLDTVKMDLFEDEVFVFSPRGDVFDLPTGSTPIDFAYRVHTDVGHRCVGARINDRIVPLNTNMKNGDIVEIITSKNAHPTMDWLNFAKTHQAKNRIRQWFKKHHREEHIQQGKQMLEAELGRSNLEEFLKSPALKEVGRKLNISDPNDILAAVGYGDLSVSQVANKIREQEQAEAIAKKGYVAPTPTSQPSKPSHIGSLGGLMHHLAKCCQPVPGEDILGVVTRGSGIAVHRTDCNNLLKVDADRRMAVDWSQERSSAYPAALQVECLDRVGIAGDILKKVSDNKINLRDLRVETHRDKKTATINIILDVIDVDQLTKVSQSISQISDVLRVQRRDHRKKTTQKTTPSSSGGSNVTPLKPTGKKKNVNINPNPTPAPVKNATLRTSKKRSQTAE; encoded by the coding sequence ATGTCCCAGCCGATCGAACAGGGGCTGTTTGAGATTCTCACCCGTCAACAACGACGGGCTGAAGATATCGCTTTCATTCGTCGTGCCTATGAATTCGCCTACAAGGCTCATGACGGGCAATACAGGAAATCGGAAGAACCGTACATCATTCACCCGGTCGAAGTCGCCTGCATTCTGGCAGAGCTGAACAGCGACGCTCAGACGATCAGCGCCGGTCTGCTTCATGACGTCTTAGAAGATTGCGATGTCAAACCCAAAGAGATGGAAGAGGCGTTTGGCAAAGATGTTCGCCAGATCGTCGAAGGTGTTACAAAGCTCGGAAAGTTCAGTTTCAGTTCAAAAGAAGAACGACAGGCGGAGAATTTCCGCAAGCTGATCGTGGCAATCGCTGAAGATGTGCGAGTTGTGCTGGTAAAGCTGGCTGACCGACTGCATAACATGCGCACCCTGGACCACATGGTGGCACGCAAGCAAGCAGATATTGCCAAAGAAACCCTGGAAATCTACGCACCTCTAGCCAACCGCTTCGGTCTCGGACAAATGAAGTGGGAACTGGAGGATCTCGGTCTGAAGTATCTGCATCCGGAAGAGTACGCAGAAATTCTTCAACTCGTTGCAGACAGCCGCTCCGAGAGAGAATATCTGATCACGCAGGTTGTCGAAAAGCTGCGTGGAGAGCTGGTTGCGCGCAAAATCGAAGCAGAAATTGTCGGACGGCCGAAACATCTCTTCGGCATCTGGAAAAAAATGAAGCGTCAGGAAAAGACCTTCGAAGAACTTTACGACGTGCTGGCGATTCGCATCATCATTGAATCAAATGGTGATAAGAACTTCTGCGAGTTGAACGCCGATCCGGATACGCAAAAATGCTATGAAGTTATGGGGCTGGTGCATGCACTGTTCCGTCCGATTCCAGGTCGGTTCAAAGACTACATCGCCATGCCGAAATTCAACAGCTATCAGTCTTTGCATACTGCCATAGTCGGACCTAAAGGTCGCCCTGTGGAAATGCAGATCCGCACTCGCAAAATGCACCATATTGCCGAATATGGTATCGCCGCTCACTGGAAGTACAAGGAAGCGGGCGATGCTGCCCAAGCAGACACAGATGTTGATCGCAAACTTTCGTGGCTGCGCCAGCTAGTTGATTGGCAGCAAGATCTCGTCGATGCGCAAGAGTACCTCGACACAGTAAAAATGGATTTGTTCGAAGACGAGGTGTTCGTCTTCAGCCCGCGTGGAGATGTTTTCGACCTCCCGACCGGCTCTACCCCTATCGACTTCGCTTATCGCGTTCACACAGATGTTGGTCACCGCTGCGTCGGTGCTCGCATCAACGACCGCATCGTGCCGCTGAACACGAACATGAAGAACGGCGATATCGTCGAAATCATAACCAGTAAGAATGCGCATCCGACCATGGACTGGTTGAATTTCGCCAAGACACATCAGGCAAAAAATCGCATTCGCCAGTGGTTCAAGAAACACCATCGAGAAGAGCACATTCAACAGGGAAAACAGATGTTGGAAGCCGAACTCGGTCGCTCCAACCTGGAAGAATTTTTGAAGTCGCCGGCCTTGAAAGAAGTCGGTCGCAAGCTCAATATCTCGGATCCAAACGACATTCTTGCAGCGGTTGGATACGGAGATCTCTCTGTATCTCAGGTCGCCAACAAAATTCGCGAACAGGAACAAGCAGAAGCAATCGCGAAAAAAGGATACGTTGCTCCAACACCAACCAGTCAACCCAGCAAACCAAGTCATATCGGCAGTCTTGGTGGGCTGATGCACCACCTGGCAAAGTGTTGCCAGCCAGTTCCCGGAGAAGACATTCTAGGCGTCGTCACCCGTGGATCTGGCATAGCAGTACATCGAACCGATTGCAACAACTTACTAAAAGTAGATGCCGACAGAAGAATGGCAGTCGATTGGTCCCAGGAGCGAAGCAGCGCATATCCAGCCGCCTTGCAAGTAGAATGCCTCGACAGAGTTGGTATCGCCGGCGATATCCTCAAGAAAGTTTCAGACAACAAAATAAACCTGCGCGATTTGCGAGTTGAAACTCACCGCGACAAAAAGACAGCCACCATCAACATCATTTTGGATGTAATAGATGTGGACCAGCTAACAAAAGTCTCACAATCTATCAGTCAGATTAGCGATGTTTTACGCGTGCAACGTCGCGATCACAGAAAGAAAACAACGCAAAAGACCACACCTTCCTCTTCGGGTGGGAGCAATGTGACGCCGTTGAAACCGACTGGCAAAAAAAAGAACGTCAATATAAATCCAAATCCGACTCCAGCGCCCGTCAAGAACGCGACCCTGAGAACCTCGAAGAAGCGTAGTCAGACAGCAGAATGA
- a CDS encoding DUF2071 domain-containing protein — protein sequence MHPLLSKVEHRPFPVPTSLWVMSQTWAKLLFAHWPIKAEIIRDLVPNSLELDLFDGYAWVGIVPFVMNDVYPRYTPKTKSRLSNFLELNVRTYVVRDGIPGVYFFSLDCSNTIAVLIARKFYHLPYFRAKMSMHEKKDGIVDYTSERASEEAAIILSYRPTGDVINAGNGSIDRFLTERYCLYTTDSTRQLHRGVIHHDVWPLQPAEAEFEINSMTRPLGFELPDCKPLLHYSERIDTIEWPLSVVPVG from the coding sequence ATGCATCCGTTATTGTCAAAAGTCGAGCATCGACCGTTTCCGGTGCCCACATCCCTCTGGGTGATGAGCCAGACCTGGGCTAAGCTACTTTTTGCCCACTGGCCAATCAAAGCAGAAATCATTCGAGATCTCGTTCCCAATTCGCTTGAACTCGACTTATTCGATGGTTACGCATGGGTCGGCATTGTTCCGTTCGTGATGAACGACGTCTATCCTCGCTATACGCCGAAAACAAAGAGTCGTCTCTCCAACTTTTTAGAGTTGAACGTACGCACGTATGTTGTCCGAGATGGAATTCCAGGCGTCTATTTCTTCAGCCTCGATTGTTCAAATACAATCGCAGTTTTGATAGCAAGAAAGTTTTACCATCTCCCCTATTTCAGAGCGAAAATGTCAATGCATGAAAAGAAAGATGGAATTGTTGACTATACGAGCGAACGTGCCAGCGAGGAAGCCGCAATTATCCTGTCCTATAGACCCACAGGTGATGTGATCAATGCGGGCAACGGTTCGATCGATCGTTTCTTGACTGAACGTTACTGCCTGTACACGACTGATTCAACACGTCAACTTCATCGCGGCGTTATACATCACGACGTCTGGCCGCTCCAACCAGCCGAAGCCGAGTTCGAAATCAACTCCATGACGAGACCGCTAGGTTTCGAACTTCCGGATTGCAAGCCGCTTTTACATTACTCGGAAAGAATAGACACTATTGAGTGGCCACTGTCAGTGGTGCCAGTCGGCTAA
- a CDS encoding site-2 protease family protein, translating into MFLALTVCFGWILALCVHEFCHALVAYIGGDKSVKEKGYLTLNPLKYTDPGLTLVVPIVMLMIGGIALPGAAVYIDRSALKNRFWHSAVSAAGPLGSAIMIFVYALPFLLNIQPPDNLAWLAPAMAFLVLLQIVAFFLNSLPIPPLDGYGVIEPFLPRPVRIAMNNFGRYGIWLVFGLMWFVEPLNALLWDTSMAVAYQLNVPLNLIKIGYTLFSQQKFYLVLVLVGVMMLSQVGKAKKE; encoded by the coding sequence ATGTTTCTAGCACTCACAGTTTGCTTCGGCTGGATATTAGCACTTTGCGTGCACGAATTTTGTCATGCGCTGGTAGCCTACATCGGTGGCGACAAATCAGTTAAAGAGAAAGGTTACCTCACCTTAAACCCTCTCAAATATACGGATCCAGGACTCACACTGGTGGTGCCGATTGTCATGCTCATGATTGGTGGAATCGCATTACCAGGTGCAGCAGTCTATATCGATCGAAGCGCCCTTAAGAATCGATTCTGGCATTCAGCTGTTTCAGCGGCCGGACCACTGGGAAGCGCGATTATGATTTTCGTCTACGCACTTCCATTTTTATTGAACATTCAGCCGCCGGACAATCTTGCCTGGCTAGCTCCAGCCATGGCGTTTCTCGTGCTTTTGCAAATCGTGGCATTTTTTCTGAATTCGTTGCCAATTCCTCCCCTGGACGGTTACGGAGTGATTGAACCCTTTCTGCCACGTCCTGTACGTATAGCAATGAACAATTTCGGAAGGTATGGAATCTGGCTGGTTTTCGGCCTGATGTGGTTCGTCGAGCCACTGAACGCACTGCTGTGGGACACATCTATGGCTGTGGCTTATCAGCTCAACGTGCCGCTCAATTTAATCAAGATCGGCTACACCCTCTTTAGCCAGCAGAAATTCTATCTGGTGCTGGTCCTTGTTGGCGTAATGATGCTCAGCCAGGTAGGCAAAGCAAAGAAGGAATAG
- the panE gene encoding 2-dehydropantoate 2-reductase has translation MQTLILGAGATGGYFGARLLEAGADVTFLVRPKKAEQLRETGLIVKSATGDITRPDVKLIEKVQEPFELIILSCKAFDLPSAIAAIKPGVGSNTTIFPLLNGLRHIDELQKSFGKERVIGGMCIISATVDERGRIVHLNDAHTLKFGELNGDMSPRIKAIKEMTAEAKNKSIASTNIQKDMWEKWVMLATLAGLNCLMRANIGEIARSPGGKEIAEQMLNECLAVMKAHGHEPGEQFVRDTLARSIDEKSTLAASMLRDLEKGNNVEGDQILGDLIARAEKKDVEVPALRMAYCNVKAYEQRRHRI, from the coding sequence GTGCAGACACTTATATTAGGTGCAGGTGCCACCGGCGGCTATTTTGGAGCGAGACTGTTAGAAGCCGGGGCAGACGTCACTTTTCTAGTAAGACCAAAGAAGGCAGAACAACTCCGCGAAACTGGACTTATAGTAAAGAGTGCCACTGGTGACATAACGCGGCCGGACGTCAAGCTGATCGAGAAGGTTCAAGAACCATTCGAACTTATAATTCTCTCTTGCAAAGCGTTTGATCTACCCAGCGCAATAGCTGCAATCAAGCCTGGAGTGGGCAGCAACACAACAATTTTTCCATTACTAAACGGACTGCGACATATAGATGAGCTGCAGAAGTCTTTCGGCAAGGAACGCGTCATAGGCGGAATGTGCATTATTTCCGCGACTGTAGACGAACGCGGACGTATCGTACACTTGAACGATGCGCATACACTCAAATTCGGTGAACTAAACGGCGATATGTCTCCACGCATCAAAGCGATCAAGGAAATGACCGCAGAAGCGAAAAACAAATCGATTGCCAGCACGAACATACAGAAGGACATGTGGGAAAAGTGGGTAATGTTAGCCACTCTTGCCGGTCTGAACTGCTTGATGCGAGCCAACATTGGCGAGATTGCGCGCTCGCCCGGCGGCAAAGAAATCGCAGAACAGATGTTGAATGAGTGTCTTGCCGTCATGAAAGCACACGGGCACGAACCAGGCGAACAATTCGTGCGTGACACATTAGCAAGATCTATCGATGAGAAATCAACGCTCGCCGCATCAATGCTGCGCGATCTGGAAAAAGGAAACAACGTCGAAGGTGACCAAATCCTGGGCGACCTTATCGCCAGAGCTGAGAAAAAAGACGTGGAAGTGCCCGCACTGAGAATGGCTTATTGCAACGTCAAAGCGTACGAGCAACGGCGCCACCGCATTTGA
- a CDS encoding deacylase produces the protein MTIILPAHEYLDRHGIHYKRLSFPPTTEKGAANVAEALGFSERQMVKTLIFETDKPEHALIMVGADQNVVSGHLKKALGSRNIKMAAPDVVQKVTGYVIGSIPPFHWQPEGFRTVLDESLAKQEILGVGAGQWGEEIMITPHDLVKATNAIIANLTDKESSVNIVRDLSNYFC, from the coding sequence ATGACGATAATTCTTCCGGCTCACGAATATTTAGATCGCCACGGTATACACTACAAGCGCCTCTCCTTTCCGCCGACAACAGAGAAGGGCGCCGCAAATGTGGCGGAGGCGCTCGGGTTCAGCGAACGCCAGATGGTGAAGACGCTGATTTTTGAAACCGACAAACCTGAACATGCGCTGATCATGGTTGGCGCAGATCAAAACGTCGTCTCTGGTCATCTCAAAAAGGCTCTCGGTTCGCGCAATATAAAAATGGCTGCACCAGATGTAGTGCAGAAAGTGACAGGCTATGTAATCGGATCGATTCCCCCCTTTCACTGGCAGCCCGAGGGCTTTCGCACTGTTCTAGACGAATCTCTGGCAAAGCAAGAAATACTTGGAGTCGGCGCTGGTCAGTGGGGCGAAGAAATCATGATTACACCACACGACCTCGTGAAAGCAACGAACGCGATTATTGCCAATCTCACAGACAAAGAATCATCAGTAAATATCGTTAGAGATTTGAGCAATTACTTTTGCTAG